From Methylobacterium radiodurans, a single genomic window includes:
- a CDS encoding peroxiredoxin, protein MSLTVGDPAPDFTLPGSSGQSVALAAMRGHKIVLYFYPKDDTSGCTLEAQGFNALLPDFAAADTRVIGLSPDPVKSHDKFCGKYGLQFPLASDESKETLQAYGVWVEKSMYGRKYMGVERTTLLVDREGRIARIWPKVKVPGHAEEVLGAARDLA, encoded by the coding sequence ATGTCCCTCACCGTCGGAGATCCGGCCCCGGATTTCACCCTGCCGGGCTCGTCCGGGCAGAGCGTCGCGCTCGCCGCGATGCGCGGTCACAAGATCGTGCTCTACTTCTACCCGAAGGACGACACGAGCGGCTGCACGCTGGAAGCGCAGGGCTTCAACGCGCTGCTGCCCGACTTCGCGGCCGCCGACACGCGGGTAATCGGCCTCTCGCCGGACCCGGTGAAGAGCCACGACAAGTTCTGCGGCAAGTACGGCCTCCAGTTCCCCCTCGCGTCCGACGAGAGCAAGGAGACGCTCCAGGCCTACGGCGTCTGGGTCGAGAAGAGCATGTACGGGCGCAAGTACATGGGCGTGGAGCGCACCACGCTGCTCGTCGACCGAGAAGGACGGATCGCCCGGATCTGGCCGAAGGTGAAGGTGCCGGGCCATGCCGAGGAGGTGCTGGGCGCGGCCAGGGATCTGGCCTGA
- the mntR gene encoding manganese-binding transcriptional regulator MntR: MQARRTTAPAGDPLVDPEVHVASFRQAREARRSELAEDYVELIADLIGDGGEARQVDIAARLGVAQPTVAKMLKRLSEDGLVQQRPYRGVFLTEAGRILADQARERHQVVERFLCALGVSPETARRDAEGIEHHVSGETLAAFRRFADGGG, translated from the coding sequence ATGCAGGCCCGCCGCACGACCGCCCCCGCGGGAGACCCGCTCGTCGATCCGGAGGTCCATGTCGCGAGCTTTCGGCAGGCCCGCGAGGCCCGGCGCTCGGAACTCGCCGAGGACTATGTCGAGCTGATCGCCGACCTGATCGGCGACGGCGGCGAGGCGCGGCAGGTCGACATCGCGGCCCGGCTGGGCGTCGCGCAGCCGACGGTCGCCAAGATGCTCAAGCGCCTCTCCGAGGACGGCCTGGTGCAGCAGCGGCCCTACCGCGGCGTGTTCCTGACGGAGGCCGGGCGGATCCTGGCCGACCAGGCGCGGGAGCGCCACCAAGTGGTCGAGCGCTTCCTCTGCGCGCTGGGCGTCAGCCCCGAGACGGCGCGGCGCGACGCCGAGGGCATCGAGCACCATGTCAGCGGCGAGACGCTGGCGGCGTTCCGGCGCTTCGCGGATGGCGGGGGGTAG
- a CDS encoding DUF4926 domain-containing protein — MSVEVLYHWREERPEAPFRELDEARLLADAVTLDGDTIAAWTIGTIVGIWRNGEAYEVEFAEPMGALCTVEAGHLAYAGRSAP; from the coding sequence ATGTCCGTCGAGGTTCTGTACCACTGGCGTGAGGAGCGACCCGAAGCGCCGTTTCGGGAACTCGATGAAGCGCGCCTGCTCGCCGACGCCGTGACGCTCGACGGCGACACGATCGCGGCCTGGACGATCGGTACGATCGTCGGCATCTGGCGGAACGGCGAGGCCTACGAGGTCGAGTTCGCCGAGCCGATGGGTGCGCTCTGCACGGTCGAGGCAGGTCATCTCGCCTATGCGGGCCGCTCCGCACCGTGA
- a CDS encoding DUF6883 domain-containing protein: MTRGSRSRFRAVRSSTFLATAHPRGGPKARFFLAFGFSPAAPEAMTEALIGHLIGERSAVRTDVVHGRRRLIAEGPLATPDGREPRVRTVWQYTAAGTGRRLVTAVSLTR, encoded by the coding sequence TTGACCCGCGGGAGCCGATCGAGGTTCCGCGCGGTAAGATCGTCGACTTTCCTCGCCACGGCACATCCGAGGGGCGGCCCGAAGGCCCGCTTCTTCCTGGCCTTCGGCTTCTCGCCGGCCGCACCCGAGGCGATGACCGAAGCCCTGATCGGCCATCTGATCGGGGAGCGCAGCGCCGTTCGGACCGACGTCGTGCACGGGCGTAGGCGCCTGATCGCGGAGGGGCCGCTCGCGACGCCGGACGGGCGCGAGCCGCGCGTGCGCACGGTCTGGCAGTACACGGCGGCGGGGACCGGGCGGCGTCTCGTCACCGCCGTGTCCCTCACCCGCTGA
- a CDS encoding invasion associated locus B family protein has translation MSTRALARSAGRTPRPQAGLRAALLAALLLAGQAAAQDAAPEAEEAPTAPQKPKPKPAPKPKPQAKPAEKAAEKPADAKPEAAPAVWPAGADTVSETYGEWTTNCARAEARTSCLVTQSQGDRQSGRRQFVFELRTPQEGRAEGLILMPFGLNIETGVTFKLDESVLGKGAPYTTCTSEGCLVPISFPTLATDAMKTAKALVVNAQKANSSETVTITLPLGGFNAAFARATALGS, from the coding sequence ATGTCGACACGCGCGCTTGCCCGATCCGCGGGCCGGACGCCCCGGCCGCAGGCCGGCCTGCGGGCCGCGCTGCTCGCGGCCCTGCTGCTCGCAGGTCAGGCCGCCGCCCAGGACGCAGCGCCCGAGGCGGAGGAGGCGCCGACCGCCCCCCAGAAGCCCAAGCCCAAGCCCGCCCCGAAGCCGAAGCCCCAGGCCAAACCTGCCGAGAAGGCTGCCGAGAAACCTGCGGACGCCAAGCCCGAGGCGGCCCCGGCCGTCTGGCCCGCGGGTGCCGACACGGTGAGCGAGACCTACGGCGAGTGGACGACGAACTGCGCCCGGGCCGAGGCACGGACGAGCTGCCTCGTCACGCAGTCGCAGGGCGACCGCCAGAGCGGGCGCCGCCAGTTCGTGTTCGAGCTGCGCACCCCGCAGGAGGGCCGGGCCGAGGGGCTGATCCTGATGCCGTTCGGGCTCAACATCGAGACCGGCGTCACCTTCAAGCTGGACGAGTCGGTGCTCGGCAAGGGCGCGCCCTACACCACCTGCACGAGCGAGGGCTGCCTCGTGCCGATCAGCTTCCCGACGCTTGCCACCGACGCGATGAAGACCGCCAAGGCGCTGGTCGTGAACGCCCAGAAGGCCAACAGCAGCGAGACGGTGACCATCACCCTGCCGCTCGGCGGCTTCAACGCCGCCTTCGCCCGCGCCACCGCCCTCGGGAGCTGA
- a CDS encoding M23 family metallopeptidase, producing MRHTETSPRGPRPSPFRGRALLAGGLGLATLWAGAATYGLVFRDDALGRLLSRQSGMQAAYEARIGELGAEIELGRRKLDERTDLERRLSAALERQAELERRQSVLGRLPGLVPLGEVRPAPDAFELRGEDGPRPERRVERAEARLAGLEARLDAVQAAQARALGQVVDGAARTVRHLRGVIRGAGVDPARLAGTASGIGGPLVPLPAGDFSGMLEAAQAAVGEAERLRRRAEALPLRSPVTGPHGVSSGFGARLDPFTRGLALHTGLDLKAEIGEPARATAPGRVTAAEFAGGYGNMVEIDHGHGLSTRYAHLARIAVVPGQWMAAGAIVGRVGSTGRSTGAHLHYETRIDGEPVDPERFLAAGRELAAPSP from the coding sequence ATGCGCCACACCGAGACATCGCCGAGAGGTCCCAGGCCGAGCCCATTCCGCGGCCGGGCGCTGCTCGCGGGTGGGCTCGGGCTCGCGACCCTCTGGGCGGGTGCGGCGACCTACGGCCTCGTCTTCCGCGACGACGCGCTCGGCCGCCTGCTGAGCCGCCAGAGCGGGATGCAGGCGGCCTACGAGGCGCGCATCGGTGAGCTCGGCGCCGAGATCGAGCTGGGCCGCCGGAAGCTCGACGAGCGGACCGACCTGGAGCGCCGCCTGTCGGCGGCCCTGGAGCGCCAGGCCGAGCTGGAGCGGCGCCAGTCGGTGCTCGGGCGCCTGCCCGGCCTCGTTCCGCTCGGAGAGGTCCGGCCCGCGCCCGACGCGTTCGAGCTGCGCGGCGAGGACGGCCCGCGGCCCGAACGGCGGGTCGAGCGGGCGGAGGCGCGTCTGGCCGGGCTCGAGGCCCGCCTCGACGCGGTGCAGGCGGCGCAGGCCCGGGCGCTGGGCCAAGTGGTCGACGGGGCTGCCCGGACGGTGCGGCACCTGCGCGGGGTGATCCGCGGGGCCGGGGTCGATCCCGCCCGCCTCGCGGGCACGGCCTCCGGCATCGGCGGCCCGCTCGTGCCGCTGCCTGCGGGCGACTTCTCCGGCATGCTGGAGGCGGCGCAAGCCGCGGTCGGCGAGGCCGAGCGCCTGCGCCGCCGCGCGGAGGCCCTGCCGCTGCGCTCGCCCGTGACGGGCCCGCACGGCGTGTCGAGCGGCTTCGGCGCCCGGCTCGATCCCTTCACCCGAGGCCTCGCCCTGCATACCGGCCTCGACCTGAAGGCGGAGATCGGCGAGCCGGCCCGCGCCACGGCGCCCGGCCGCGTGACGGCGGCGGAGTTCGCGGGCGGCTACGGCAACATGGTCGAGATCGACCACGGGCACGGCCTCTCCACGCGCTACGCCCATCTGGCGCGCATCGCGGTGGTGCCAGGCCAGTGGATGGCGGCGGGCGCCATCGTCGGCCGGGTCGGATCCACCGGCCGTTCCACCGGCGCGCACCTGCACTACGAGACCCGGATCGACGGCGAGCCGGTCGATCCCGAGCGCTTCCTGGCAGCAGGGCGGGAACTGGCGGCGCCCTCGCCGTAG
- a CDS encoding DUF1206 domain-containing protein translates to MRRFGGRNTLERLARFGYGARGFVYCVVGALAVLAALGAGGQTGDSKGALRAVLGGPFGPVVVGAIAAGLLAFALWRLVEGITDADRRGTGPKGLAVRGAHLVSAGIYAGLALTAASLSLGLGLKGGDGMQDWSAWLMAKPLGRWLLALIGLCVIAGGFGFLGKAVAGDVTERLALSRNQCRWIRPVGRFGYAARGIAFLIIGGFLVVAAWYQRSSEVRGLGEAFRLLRRQEYGWILLAVVAAGHVAFGAFGLIQARYRHIDAPDIDETDDAAARAFRAFR, encoded by the coding sequence GTGAGGCGCTTCGGGGGACGCAACACCCTGGAACGCCTCGCCCGCTTCGGCTACGGCGCGCGGGGCTTCGTCTACTGCGTCGTCGGCGCGCTGGCCGTGCTGGCGGCGCTCGGCGCGGGTGGGCAGACCGGGGACAGCAAGGGCGCGCTGCGGGCGGTGCTCGGCGGCCCGTTCGGGCCCGTCGTCGTCGGCGCGATCGCGGCCGGGCTCCTCGCCTTCGCGCTCTGGCGCCTCGTCGAGGGGATCACCGACGCGGACCGGCGCGGCACCGGTCCGAAGGGCTTGGCGGTGCGCGGCGCGCATCTCGTTAGCGCCGGCATCTATGCCGGCCTCGCGCTGACCGCGGCGAGCCTCAGCCTGGGGCTCGGCCTGAAGGGCGGCGACGGGATGCAGGACTGGAGCGCGTGGCTCATGGCCAAGCCGCTCGGCCGCTGGCTGCTGGCGCTGATCGGCCTGTGCGTGATCGCCGGGGGCTTCGGCTTCCTCGGCAAGGCGGTCGCCGGCGACGTGACCGAGCGCTTGGCGCTGAGCCGGAACCAGTGCCGCTGGATCCGCCCGGTCGGGCGCTTCGGCTACGCGGCGCGCGGGATCGCCTTCCTGATCATCGGCGGCTTCCTCGTCGTGGCGGCGTGGTATCAGCGCTCGTCCGAGGTGAGGGGCCTCGGCGAGGCCTTCCGGCTGCTGCGCCGCCAGGAATACGGCTGGATCCTGCTCGCCGTGGTGGCGGCCGGGCACGTCGCCTTCGGGGCCTTCGGGCTGATCCAGGCCCGCTACCGGCACATCGACGCGCCCGACATCGACGAGACGGACGACGCGGCGGCCCGGGCGTTCCGGGCGTTCCGCTAG
- a CDS encoding homospermidine synthase, producing the protein MTDQPTHHPVYGRISGPIVMIGFGSIGRGTLPLIERHFDYDRARFTVIDPVDTHKDLAEKHGLRFETVALTPENYRDVLTPLLTEGGGQGFCVNLSVDTSSRAIMELCRELGALYIDTVAEPWPGFYFDKSKSQGDRTNYALRENILDARAQKPGGTTAVSCCGANPGMVSWFVKQALLNIAEDTGLERPEPKSRAEWAALMKDLGVKGVHIAERDTQRAKNPKPRGVFVNTWSVEGFVSEGNQPAELGWGTNETWMPENAREQEKGSRCAIYLLQPGADTRVRTWVPTVGAQFGFLVTHNEAISISDYYTVREGDRPVFRPTCHYAYHPADDAVLSLHEMFGNAGKVQERHHILDENEIVDGIDELGVLVYGHKKNAYWYGSQLSIEETRRIAPYQNATGLQVTSAVLAGMVWALENPEAGIVEADEMDFRRCLEVQTPYLGPVVGVYTDWTPLTDRPGLFPEDIDTKDPWQFRNVLVHG; encoded by the coding sequence ATGACCGATCAGCCGACCCATCACCCGGTCTACGGCCGCATCAGCGGTCCCATCGTGATGATCGGGTTCGGCTCGATCGGCCGCGGCACCCTGCCGCTCATCGAGCGCCACTTCGACTACGACCGCGCCCGCTTCACGGTGATCGATCCGGTCGACACCCACAAGGACCTCGCCGAGAAGCACGGCCTGCGCTTCGAGACCGTGGCGCTGACCCCTGAGAACTACCGCGACGTGCTCACCCCGCTCCTCACCGAGGGCGGCGGCCAGGGCTTCTGCGTCAACCTCTCGGTCGACACCTCCTCGCGCGCCATCATGGAGCTCTGCCGCGAGCTCGGCGCCCTCTACATCGACACGGTCGCCGAGCCCTGGCCGGGCTTCTACTTCGACAAGTCGAAGAGCCAGGGCGACCGCACCAACTACGCGCTGCGCGAGAACATCCTCGACGCCCGCGCCCAGAAGCCCGGCGGCACCACGGCCGTCTCCTGCTGCGGCGCGAATCCCGGCATGGTCTCGTGGTTCGTGAAGCAGGCGCTCCTCAACATCGCTGAGGACACCGGCCTGGAACGGCCGGAGCCGAAGTCCCGGGCCGAGTGGGCCGCGCTGATGAAGGATCTCGGCGTCAAGGGCGTCCACATCGCCGAGCGCGACACCCAGCGCGCCAAGAACCCGAAGCCGCGCGGCGTCTTCGTCAACACCTGGTCGGTCGAGGGCTTCGTCTCCGAGGGCAACCAGCCGGCCGAGCTGGGCTGGGGCACCAACGAGACCTGGATGCCCGAGAATGCCCGCGAGCAGGAGAAGGGTTCGCGCTGCGCGATCTACCTGCTCCAGCCCGGCGCCGATACCCGCGTGCGCACCTGGGTGCCGACCGTCGGCGCGCAGTTCGGCTTCCTCGTGACCCACAACGAGGCGATCTCGATCAGTGACTACTACACGGTGCGTGAGGGCGATCGGCCGGTCTTCCGCCCGACCTGCCACTACGCCTACCACCCGGCCGACGACGCCGTGCTCTCGCTCCACGAGATGTTCGGCAATGCCGGCAAGGTGCAGGAGCGCCACCACATCCTCGACGAGAACGAGATCGTGGACGGCATCGACGAGCTCGGCGTGCTTGTCTACGGCCACAAGAAGAACGCCTACTGGTACGGCTCGCAGCTCTCCATCGAGGAGACGCGCCGCATCGCCCCCTACCAGAACGCGACCGGCCTTCAGGTGACGAGCGCGGTCCTGGCCGGCATGGTCTGGGCGCTGGAGAATCCGGAGGCTGGCATCGTCGAGGCCGACGAGATGGATTTCCGCCGCTGCCTGGAGGTCCAGACGCCGTATCTCGGCCCCGTGGTCGGCGTCTACACCGACTGGACCCCGCTCACCGACCGTCCGGGCCTGTTCCCGGAGGACATCGACACGAAGGATCCCTGGCAGTTCCGCAACGTGCTCGTGCACGGCTGA
- a CDS encoding Uma2 family endonuclease produces the protein MALAARRDARMSVAEYQVWVEGRPAGERWELLDGEPVPMSPPRERHQRLVYNLLRRVGDLADARGCSALPGLAILSEAMDDFAPIPDVVVRCGPELPSGYARDPLLIAEVLSPSTMANDRGRKVDFYLTVPSLKTFLIVYQNERRVEVWQRDRDWEMQVFGPDDRIELPELGGALAVSDIYARVAF, from the coding sequence ATGGCTCTGGCCGCGAGACGCGACGCCCGCATGAGCGTCGCCGAGTATCAGGTCTGGGTGGAGGGCCGCCCCGCCGGGGAGCGCTGGGAGCTGCTCGACGGCGAGCCCGTGCCGATGTCGCCGCCGCGGGAGCGGCATCAGCGGCTCGTCTACAATCTCCTCCGCCGGGTCGGCGACCTTGCAGATGCGCGTGGCTGCAGTGCCCTTCCGGGCCTCGCCATCCTGAGCGAGGCGATGGACGATTTCGCGCCGATCCCGGACGTCGTCGTGCGCTGCGGTCCCGAACTCCCGAGCGGCTACGCGCGCGATCCCCTGCTGATCGCCGAAGTCCTCTCGCCCTCGACCATGGCCAACGACCGCGGGCGCAAGGTCGATTTCTACCTCACGGTGCCGAGCCTGAAGACCTTCCTGATCGTCTACCAGAACGAGAGGCGGGTCGAGGTCTGGCAGCGCGACCGCGACTGGGAGATGCAGGTCTTCGGCCCGGACGACCGGATCGAACTGCCCGAACTCGGCGGCGCCTTGGCCGTTTCGGATATCTACGCCCGCGTCGCCTTCTAG
- a CDS encoding Nramp family divalent metal transporter, giving the protein MAPDPSWRSARPADEPSLGALNASVAVRAGGSWPRRLLGFLGPGYMVAVGYMDPGNWATDIAGGAQFGYTLLAVILISNLMAVVLQALSARLGIATGRDLAQACRDAYPRPVGFALWLACEAAIIACDLAEVIGTAIALKLLFGLPLWLGAVITALDVLVVLLLLRRGFRALEAFVIGLLTVIFVCFAVQIALAAPPVAAVLGGFVPSREIVTNPAALYIAIGIIGATVMPHNLYLHSSIVQTRAYPRDLAGKREALRFAVADSTIALTLALFVNAAILILAASVFHASGRTDVEEIEQAYELLSPLLGVGLASTLFAVALLASGLNSTVTATLAGQIVMEGFLRLRLPNWARRLITRGIAIVPVVVVAVLYGDAGTAKLLVLSQVVLSMQLPFAVIPLVSFVSDRAKMGALVVPGWLKWLSWAIAGLIVVLNLKLLADTLAGA; this is encoded by the coding sequence ATCGCCCCGGATCCGAGCTGGCGCTCCGCGAGGCCCGCGGACGAGCCGAGCCTCGGCGCCCTCAACGCCAGCGTGGCGGTGCGCGCGGGCGGCTCCTGGCCGCGGCGGCTCCTCGGCTTCCTGGGGCCGGGCTACATGGTGGCGGTCGGCTACATGGACCCGGGCAACTGGGCGACCGACATCGCGGGCGGCGCCCAGTTCGGCTACACCCTGCTCGCCGTCATCCTGATCTCGAACCTGATGGCGGTCGTGCTGCAGGCGCTCAGCGCCCGGCTCGGCATCGCCACGGGCCGCGACCTCGCCCAGGCCTGCCGCGACGCCTATCCGCGGCCCGTCGGCTTCGCGCTCTGGCTCGCCTGCGAGGCGGCGATCATCGCCTGCGACCTCGCCGAGGTGATCGGTACGGCGATCGCCCTGAAGCTGCTCTTCGGCCTGCCGCTCTGGCTCGGCGCCGTGATCACCGCCCTCGATGTGCTGGTGGTGCTGCTGCTGCTCCGGCGCGGCTTCCGGGCGCTCGAGGCCTTCGTGATCGGGCTGCTCACCGTCATCTTCGTCTGCTTCGCGGTGCAGATCGCGCTGGCCGCCCCACCGGTCGCGGCGGTGCTCGGCGGCTTCGTGCCCTCGCGCGAGATCGTCACGAACCCGGCCGCCCTCTACATCGCCATCGGCATCATCGGCGCCACCGTGATGCCCCACAACCTCTACCTGCACTCCTCGATCGTGCAGACCCGAGCCTACCCGCGCGATCTCGCGGGAAAGCGCGAGGCCCTGCGCTTCGCGGTGGCGGATTCGACCATCGCCCTGACGCTCGCGCTCTTCGTCAACGCCGCGATCCTGATCCTGGCGGCCTCCGTGTTCCACGCGAGCGGGCGCACCGACGTGGAGGAGATCGAGCAGGCCTACGAGCTGCTCTCGCCGCTGCTCGGCGTCGGCCTCGCCTCGACGCTGTTCGCGGTGGCGCTGCTGGCCTCGGGCCTCAACTCGACCGTGACCGCGACGCTCGCCGGCCAGATCGTGATGGAGGGCTTCCTCCGGTTGCGCCTGCCGAACTGGGCGCGGCGCCTGATCACCCGCGGCATCGCCATCGTGCCGGTGGTGGTCGTGGCGGTGCTCTACGGCGATGCCGGCACGGCCAAGCTCCTGGTGCTCAGCCAGGTGGTGCTGTCGATGCAGCTGCCCTTCGCGGTGATCCCGCTCGTCAGCTTCGTCTCGGACCGGGCCAAGATGGGCGCGCTGGTGGTGCCGGGCTGGCTGAAATGGCTGTCCTGGGCCATCGCCGGGCTCATCGTGGTGCTGAACCTGAAGCTGCTGGCCGACACCCTGGCGGGCGCCTGA
- a CDS encoding transglutaminase family protein, giving the protein MIYTLRHRTTYRYARPVRFARCSLRLKPQDGEGQTVLASAVTIEPSPASAVTRRDYFGIEALGIRLDTPHAEFAVEANSRVAVDRPSPPEPEAGPAWDAVRDAVLASRDLSGQAPVHFLFPSARVPLVPAVTDYARPSFRPGRSAYGAAHDLMRRIRADFRFDSGATAVDTPLAEAFRLRAGVCQDFAHVMIAGLRGLGLPAAYVSGYLRTTPPPGRPRLQGADASHAWVAVWCGERWLGLDPTNDCAVGNDHIVVARGRDYGDVAPIDGIVTASGRQRLRVEVDVIPEGEEAGAALALAV; this is encoded by the coding sequence GTGATCTACACGCTGCGCCACCGCACCACCTACCGCTACGCCCGGCCCGTGCGCTTCGCCCGCTGCTCCCTGCGGCTGAAGCCGCAGGACGGCGAGGGCCAGACCGTGCTGGCGAGCGCGGTGACGATCGAGCCGAGCCCGGCCAGCGCCGTCACCCGGCGCGACTATTTCGGCATCGAGGCGCTGGGCATCCGCCTCGACACGCCCCACGCCGAGTTCGCGGTCGAGGCCAATTCCCGGGTCGCGGTCGATCGCCCCTCGCCGCCTGAGCCGGAAGCCGGTCCGGCCTGGGACGCGGTGCGCGACGCCGTGCTGGCGAGCCGCGACCTCTCGGGTCAGGCGCCCGTGCACTTCCTGTTCCCGAGCGCCCGCGTGCCCCTGGTGCCGGCGGTGACGGACTACGCGCGGCCGAGCTTCCGTCCGGGCCGCAGCGCCTACGGGGCCGCCCACGACCTGATGCGCCGGATCCGGGCCGATTTCCGCTTCGATTCGGGCGCCACCGCCGTCGACACGCCGCTGGCCGAGGCGTTCCGGCTCCGCGCCGGCGTCTGCCAGGACTTCGCCCACGTGATGATCGCGGGGTTGCGCGGCCTGGGCCTGCCGGCTGCCTATGTCAGCGGGTACCTGCGCACCACACCGCCCCCGGGCCGCCCGCGGCTCCAGGGAGCGGATGCGAGCCACGCCTGGGTCGCGGTCTGGTGCGGTGAGCGCTGGCTGGGCCTCGACCCGACGAACGACTGCGCCGTGGGCAACGACCACATCGTGGTGGCGCGCGGGCGCGACTACGGCGACGTCGCCCCGATCGACGGCATCGTCACCGCCTCGGGGCGGCAGCGGCTGCGCGTCGAGGTGGACGTGATCCCGGAGGGGGAGGAGGCCGGGGCCGCCCTCGCGCTGGCGGTCTAG